The DNA sequence CCTTATTACCCATCCCTCAAGAGGACCAGGAGCGGCTCTCCTACCTCCACTCCATGTCTGTCATCTGCACCTACATCAGGAAGTCAGTCCTCTACAAAGGTGAGGGCAAAGGCTGCCTTTTCCTCAATTAACAGGGCAAGGATCTCTAAGGATCTACCTCTTAACTCTAAGATCCTGGCTTCCATATgcatcatgtacacacatattgATCACATATTAATTCAATTTAAACTCTGATCCATGTTGTCTGTCCtcatgtttcagtgtgttttaaaGCATTGGTTGTTACTCTTtgtcctttgtttttttttgtgattgtgtATAATCTGACTTATCCTGGTGTCCTATCTCTTGTGCAGTTCGACCAGAAGTTCGCCAGGTTGATCGCTTCCTTCCCTGTGATTTTCTGCAAGCTCTCCCTGGCTTTATCGTGGTCCTAACTAAAGATGGGAAACTGGTGTGCGTGTCTGAAAATGTGTCTGACTACTTGGGCCTCACCATGGTAAGTCCCTTCTATACgcatccatatacagtatgtctgtactTGTGAATATGAAATGAAGGTGCGTTTTGGGGTACTGATGCTCACAATTTCTTTCTGCAGGTTGACCTTCTTCAAGGAGATACGTTTTACGACATGATTGACAGCTCCTATGTGGACCTTGTCAGAGAAAGCTTAGAGACAGATGCTAATTCATCGAGAGGTAGGCATAACAgtcgacacacatacacacacacacacacacacacacacacacacacacacacacacacacacacacacacacacacacacacacacacacacagggttggtCAACCATGTCTTTTTTGGCACTTTTCCTCTAATCAATTCACATTTCCTTTGGTTCTCCGCAGAGATATCTTTTGTGTGTCAGATGCACACTTCCAAGGCATTCCGGCTCCAGCATGGCAGCTACTGCACTTTATTGGTGCGAGGACGGTTCCAGTCCGACCCACAGTCCTCCCTGTTTGTGGCCCTGTGCACGCCCACGGTGAACCGGCTAGGCGAGGCCGACCTCCTGGGCTGTACCTCCCATTTCCAGACCCTGCACAAGCCAGACATGTCTCTCATTCACACCCCTCACAGGTGAGTCTCAGGAGCTGTGAACACGAAGCAAAGATGTGTAgtctaaaaacaaaacacgaCTTCCGTACAGTTAATGTTTGACATGTCATCGTAGCATTTTACTCTAAGACGACATACTTTCATTCCATATTTTGGACTATTATAAACTGGTCAATTTCAGTAAGATTAGTTTTCTGTGGTTAGAGAATTTActtctattttacttttatttcagtttttatCTTGACTGCTATTGAAGTACACTTGAAAGTCATTGCATATCCACAGCTATTCATTGTATTCAGAACTAATAGAACTTTTGTTTGACCCACAGTGTGTTTTTCCACCTGGGCTACACCTCAGACGAGTTGGCTGGTCAGTCATGGTACAGCCTGATTCATCCTGAGGACCTGTCCGTCGCTGCCTGTGCACACAAAAGCCTGAGTAAGTCACAGACCACAGATTAAAATATACAGCACTTGATCCATTATCACAAAAAAATCCTGAAAATCCATCATTATTACTATGGGCTGGAGTTAGTTTTCTTCAGGTTTAAGCTGAAATATAACGAATCCTCTGTTCTCTTCACACAGTTGAGATGATGGAAGATCCACAGGTGGAGATGGTGTTGAGGCTGCAGTGTAAGGATCTCTCATGGACCTGGCTTTACACCTGTGCTGCCATGTATGCTGGAAAAGATGAAATCGCATGCACAAACTACATCATCAGGTAGAGTTTCTTCACCCATCCCCTAAAAGAAAATTCTATTTTTAGTAAAAACATTGCTGCTTCTACAATCTTGATCTTTGTAACTTAATTTTCACTGGGTTAGTCCATACCAGACCTTTGTAATCATTTCACATGCTCTTTATTTCGGCGAGtaatttgtatgtacagtatgtgagacaTATTTACGTATGTGTGCCGTCTTTTGGTTGCTTAAGCTACTGGATGCCTAAAACTTCCCTCAgaatgaataaagtatctatctgtctattgcAATGCAAGGAGTTTGTCATTAATTGACTCCAACATGGCATCTGCTTATTTTACAGTGAAACAGAGGCCATCTTTCTCAAGCAAAACATCCACAACAATGCCTTGAGACTCCCCAATAAGTCATTCAGCAGTTCTGCAGCTTCCCAGGCTCCTTTGAGCCCTGAGGGTTGCGACAACAGGTCCCCCAAAAGACGACGGAACTCTGGTCAGCTGGTTGAAGAGTCAAGAAAAAGGACTCGGCTATCGGAGAACAGCATGAATGTCGTCATATGTGACTCGCACCCCGGCAACGGAGACAGCCTTTCTGCACATCTGGGACATGGAACCACAGTGTTCTCCAGCCCTCCATACAGCCCAACCTCCTCCCATTCGCCCCTCATGCAGGAGGAGCCTAACCCAGACTACTTGTTGGAGGAGCACTGCAACGTCACAGAAGGGCTGCTGTCGCCCCCTAGTGGCTCGCCCCATTATAGCCCTCCCGCTAGCAGCAGCaatagcaacagcagcagggtGGATCCAGAGGCCTCTGGCACTTTTACCCCAACTTTAACACTCCAGAGTTACCACAGCGAAGCGTTCCATTCCGGCTCCTTTAACGTGGTGTCCTCTCCGACCTCCCTGGGTCCCCAGCCCGTTTATGTGTTCCCGGACTGTGTAGGGGACTCTTGCCTTGTCCCTGACTACCAGCCTCTGTCAGAGGTGTACGAGAGTCCGGCTGACTGCGTCCTACACCCGGAGGACTTTGGCCTGCTGCCCGTAAGTCCGTTGGATCTGGGGCCGTCGGAGCACTCCCAGGAACTACCACCTGTGTCGCACCAAGCCACCCCTCTGACCCCAGAGGCTCTCCCAGCCGCACCCCTCCAGTTTCACTACGGTGAGCGTGAGCTTGACCAAGACCAGGACCAGGTGGAGATCAGCCTGCTGGCTCGCCAAATCTCCTCTCTGGCCAGCAGCTTCAACGCGTACTGCTCGCAGGGCCTGGCCCCTGGTGGGAGTGCCTCTCCCCAGCACCAGGACCCTCCGCTGGGCTGGCCCCAGCACGCCCTCCCCCCGTACCTCACCGCCGGCACTGGCTCCGAGCCTGTGCTGGACGAGGGCGCCATCGATTGCATCCTGAAGGACCTGGACGGCGTGCTCGGGAGAGTCGAGGGCTGGACGCAGCAGCCAGATGTTAACCGGCTGACCTCACGCGCCCCGGCGGCCCAGTCCCAGGACTCGTCTCTGGCCGCTCTGGTGGACTGTCTCCCCGTGGAGGGCTTCGCCTCCACTCACACGACTGCTGATCCGCTCATCGTGAGGTCAGAATGCCAGGACCAAAACACTGGGTTGCATCAACTCAACCAGTACGCTTACTGCAGCATTCCACAAGGTAACCATGGCTACTACTGTATACTATGAACACCCATGCAAAAGAGTCCCTTTAAAAGCAGCCTTTCATGGGCTTGATATATTATCAGTACCCTCTTAGGCAAAATTAATTAATCCTTTTGAGATATAGCAATTTAGTCTTTTTGGTAGTACTGCCTCTTAAGATTCGCTGATATTGCATGATCCTCAATTATAGCTAATAAGGAAGTGGTAATTAGAGACACATGGTGCTCCCAGagtcttattttttttcttttttctatctCTTCCTGATTGCAGATGGGCTTGCTGAAGAATCCATGTACTGACTGTGTCTCTGACTACTAGTACTACCCCTCGTATGGCATATTGTCATAAAGGCTTACTCACTGGACCAGCACATGAGCTCGACTCAATACCGCGACTTCATTCCTTTGGTCATACCATATCAAACAATGGTCTTCTTCTTAGAAGTAGAACTGATTTTGTAAACAAAGAAGTTAAGCCTTTAATGAACTGACCTGTCACTAAGTGAAGGAAACTCAATATTTCAGTGCTTAAGTTTGCTCATGTTGTTGTTAACTTATGTAAATAGTGTGTCTATGTTATGTTCCTTCCCTTGGAAGTATGGTACTGCTATGTGACCCTAACCATTGTTGTTTTCAAGCCCGAATAACCACTAGTAACAGTTGAGCAATTAACACATGTAACGGTACTCGTGTTTTCTGTAAAGCACCTGGTGAGAACAGCCTTGTCTCATTTTCTCCCAGAATTAGTAAGACACAAAATAAGTACGATAACTACCTCAGAGTAATGTTCCTATATTCGATTCGGATGTGTGTCGTTTGTTTTGTATTGGTGTATATTTATTGTGAAATGAATGTGCTTGCGATGTCGTCTTAAAGTGAAATGCTCTTCGTGTGATGAAAATGTTACATTCCGGTATGTGAAAGCTGTGAACTCTTAACCTGACTGCCGCAGACTCAAATATGAGTCAAACTGAAGTGCAGAGACAATCAATTTTTTTGATGATGGTGACCAAAAGGGGTTGGGAAAATATACTATTTCTTGACATTgagatttttgttttatttttttaagcaCACCTTAATAAAAATGctctattaaaaaaaatgttgatgtaacttttcttcattcattcatatacaTTCCAGACGCATTACTGCACATTAATTCTAATTAATGAAGTGTCAGTTACGCTTGTAAACGTCTTTTTATGAATCTAAGAACTTTATGTAAGTAATATCGTGTTCATTATGTAAGTGCAAATGATTACAAGTTAATAGCCCCAAGCCCTATCACAAAACCTCTCAACATGAATCTCTAATATTTTGGTTGCAAGGTCTCTACCAATAGAAGAGGTTCACGATACATTATAGGACTCTATAAGTATTCAGTAGACCTGGAGTGCCCTCAAAAGAGTCATAAACTTTTCGTAAGGCTGCACTCACAACTGAGAATGTCTCTCCAGACAGACATAGAGTCAGTGGCACCTCACTACTGAAAAATGCAGCTGTCAGCACCTGCCACAGTCTCTAccgcccccaaccccaccccgcACGCCCCACGTTTGACTCCAAACCTTGCAGAGATGTCAGTCAGCGAGAACACTCTCACCAGCTGGGGCCATCCTGGGGTTGAAGGCTACGGCTGGAAGTGCTAAATTGGCCTGGCACAGCCACTGATGGGTTCCCTTCCCTGCTGAACCAGGGGGCAATGCCGGCTGTCAGCCCACATCAAAGTCTGGAAAGGTGTGTgggtgaggagagtgtgtgtgtgcgtgtgtgtgtgagtgtgtgtgtgtgtggatgaagatagagtgtgtgtgtatgcggaggGGCTTGTGTCGCTCAGAAGTCTCTAAATAAATTACCAGAATTTGGGTTCAGATTATGGGTAGAGATCTCCAGCAAGGGACACAGCCATGCTCTCATAGTTCAGCCTTTTATTTTAGTGCAGTTGATTAAAAAGTTCTAAAgtatcttcaaaaaaaaaaaaaaaaaagtttccgaAAGTAATGAGTGGGATGATGAAGCGAGTAATTAAGCTGCAGTAAGTGCTTCTGTGTGTTAACTAATCCGACCACTTGCATGACTTCATTATTTCAGTTCCATCCATTTTACTTTCCCCCCCCTGTACACTGCGCACAGTTGCATAATGGTGTTAACAATGGAGTAGTACAGTCTAAAACTGCAGGCAGAGACAGTGGGGCCAAACCCCCGCGAGCAAGCCTGAGGCTGGAGGGGAAGGACAAATAAACTCCCTcggcatacagtatactctccCCCAACAACCAGAAGTACACGACACTGCTGATGCAGCTTCTCAAAATCTGTCCAGGAGGATACTGTAGGTGTTGTGAAGAACACTATGACAGTGCAGGAAAAACACGTATAAATATATTAGTGCAAGATGAAACTGCAGAACTGAACAGAAAACATGGAGATACATAAAAAGGTAAAGTGCAGTGGTAGGCCTACGTACTgtatcagagagaaagagagaaagagagagagagagagagagagagagagagagagagagagagagagagagagagatagagagagagagagaagagcagcatCTTTAGGGAGCAGGGTCTTCAATAGCAGTGCAGGAATGGGCTGCTGCAGATCTTCACTCTAGCATGGCTCCAGAGAGTGGAAAAGAAAACCTGGcagtaaaaagcaaataacAGTGAAATCTTGATAACTACAGTAGGTTTTTGTAGGAAAACCTTGCTGTTTGGGCTCGTGATAGTGGGGCTGCAATGCAGTTACTCtactgagggagagaagggtGAACAAGGCTAATAAGGTCAACAAGGACTACCTGGAGAAAGGCATACTTGGACAGAGGCTAATGGGAGGGAGcaaaggagagcgagaggggttTTGAGAAAGGGTGTAAAACGCTGGGCAGTCCATCTTTATCAGACACGACTTCAAGTGACCTCCTTACTGAAAACAGTGAAGTCGTCATCATGAGGACTGGAGACATTCTTTAGGTTCAGAAAAGAACACAATGCTTGAGCCCAAGTGATTACCCAACAACACAACTCTCTGTTTAATCTTCTTATGCAATGTATATAAAAGGGCTTTATCCACAGAGGTGTAATCATAATTGTGCCACTTATTTGCTGTAATTTGGAGCTAATTATTTAAAGATTGTATCGCTTTATTTCTGATGGCTTGTTtatatgtaaataaaaacaacccCCAAGGGAATATTAATGTCAAATTATTGCAGCACTTAATAATTGCTTAACCACAGGGGGGAAGGAAGGATTGAatgatggaggggaaaaaaatgatataCACAGAGGAGAAATGTCGAGAAGGTCTTACagtaaccactagatggcacagTAGGTTGGAAAATCTCAGACAAAAGTGCCTGGTCCTCCTTCTCTATGCGTCACAGCCACAAAATGGTCGCACTCTCCGATCCATCATGCGTGCAAGATCCAGCAGATAACTTTTATCAGCCAGGGGGCAGCTCTCATTTATCATCGTATCACAGCGGCGCCACAGGAGCTGTCTGAACACGAGCACACTATTAAGATGTTTAACAGAACATGGCCTGCAACACAGCTCTACcacagatccccccccccaaggTGGCTGGCTCCGGTTGGTATGCAGCCAATGTCCCATATCTCCGCAGTCTTCCGAGGTCTTGACTCTCACGGGAGGATCTGTCCCGGGCCAGGGACGGTCAGTGGCGACAGCACCAGTAATGGGTTCTCCTCCTAACTTCTAAATGGGGACCTGTATTGATTTTTTGAAATGGTTCCCAAGACCTTAAGGTTTAGTGCAATGGGTCCACTGTCTTATGCTGGTGATGGTGACAATGTTTCAAGGACTTTAGGCCAGAGTggctcagtgagagagagagagagagagaaagaggagagagagagtgagagagaatgttggaatgagagagagagagagagttgtcaaGGGccactgtctttttttcttgacAGTACTCCGTTCCACTGTTAACTACTAACTACGGCAAAATAAATCAATTGAGAACGGCAGAGTGAGGGATGGCTCGGGAGGGTTTTGTCAAAGGCGGAGAGGCGATGGAAAGCCggtgtttaaaaataaagacGTGCTCATCATGTTTACTTGTCACAATTTGACCTTTCACTTTCTCAGTGCTTAATTAGCCCACTGCAGTCAGGCTGCCGGTTACACACCACCTAGAAACATGCGATCTGACTGAATAAATGACATGGGGACATTAGCTGTtcagtcacacactctcacacaggcaTTTGTCCCACCAACAGCTAGTCAAGGTCTTATCAGAAAAATATGAATGTGGAGCCGTGTGCCACTGTCTGGCACTCAGTCAACCAGGGTTAGATTCCTGAATCCGCTGTTGCAAGTCCATGTCGCTTTGGAGAAAAGTATTTGTTAAATACCAGTCAACTTCAGCTTCATATATCATATTGAGATGAACGTCGTCAAGGCAAGCCCAAGTGACATTTTCTAACCGCTGTGCCCACCAATAAAACTGTTTCAATGAGAACTGATAGTTTGCctctgcagacagagagatgttATGGTGAAGCAAATCACAGAAATATGTTAATCGAGATATTTCGGAGCATTAGGTGAGCAtccgtgagagagagatgtactggTCTGCCCAGCAATGACTCAAGCTGTAGGAGCATTAAAAAGCGAGGTAAACTTCTCCAGGCAAATTCAGCATGCTTTGACAAAACCATTGACACACGTCATTAGGAAAGGCCTTTAAAAACTAAACAGAACTCAAGAGATGAAATGTCTTTTTCATGTGGAGCGTGGATGTAATCTTCGGCAAATTACTTTTCTGCAAACATTTCTGAACAAAAGACAATCTAAGGATGCATATAATACTTTTAAATGTTTCAGTTTTTTCGGTGATGTGACTTTAGTTCATTTCCCTGTCATCCTGAGCTCTGCAAGCGTAAGGGGTgaaagaagcacacacagagcaaatgcAACAACAAATACTTCACCCAGGCTGCAAATCACTTGACACATGCAGGAGCCCTAAAGACAAGCCTTcaataacacaacaacactcCCATGCAACATAGgtttctatacacacacacacacaaacacacacacacacacacacacacacacacacacacacacacattacgccCCTACCCATGCAACTCCATAGAGGTCTGTCGGCTCCGTGGAGATTTCATTAGGAGCGATCAGAAGTGGGGGCAAGCGACTGTAAATATGCATCCTGACAAGACTCAGGCGATATCTCAGCCGGGATGGCGGGCGGCGTCAGCGTCTCCCTCACACCGCCGGCTGTCACCTGTAGCGGTAATAATTTCCCCCGGGTGTCATGATGGACGCCTGGCTGACACGGGCACATTCATCCACGCGGGCACAGAGGAAGGTGTGCTACTTAACTTCGTGTGCCAGGCAGGCAGGATCAATGCCCTCTCGGAATGAATGACTGGCATTTGGAAGAAATTTCTCACAAAAATTTACTGCTGCCACCttttgtacgtgtgtatgtgtatatgtgtgtgtgtgtgtgtgtgtgtgtgtgtgtgtgtgtgtgtgtgtgtgtgtgtgtgtgtgtg is a window from the Sardina pilchardus chromosome 18, fSarPil1.1, whole genome shotgun sequence genome containing:
- the npas4l gene encoding neuronal PAS domain-containing protein 4-like; protein product: MSVICTYIRKSVLYKVRPEVRQVDRFLPCDFLQALPGFIVVLTKDGKLVCVSENVSDYLGLTMVDLLQGDTFYDMIDSSYVDLVRESLETDANSSREISFVCQMHTSKAFRLQHGSYCTLLVRGRFQSDPQSSLFVALCTPTVNRLGEADLLGCTSHFQTLHKPDMSLIHTPHSVFFHLGYTSDELAGQSWYSLIHPEDLSVAACAHKSLIEMMEDPQVEMVLRLQCKDLSWTWLYTCAAMYAGKDEIACTNYIISETEAIFLKQNIHNNALRLPNKSFSSSAASQAPLSPEGCDNRSPKRRRNSGQLVEESRKRTRLSENSMNVVICDSHPGNGDSLSAHLGHGTTVFSSPPYSPTSSHSPLMQEEPNPDYLLEEHCNVTEGLLSPPSGSPHYSPPASSSNSNSSRVDPEASGTFTPTLTLQSYHSEAFHSGSFNVVSSPTSLGPQPVYVFPDCVGDSCLVPDYQPLSEVYESPADCVLHPEDFGLLPVSPLDLGPSEHSQELPPVSHQATPLTPEALPAAPLQFHYGERELDQDQDQVEISLLARQISSLASSFNAYCSQGLAPGGSASPQHQDPPLGWPQHALPPYLTAGTGSEPVLDEGAIDCILKDLDGVLGRVEGWTQQPDVNRLTSRAPAAQSQDSSLAALVDCLPVEGFASTHTTADPLIVRSECQDQNTGLHQLNQYAYCSIPQDGLAEESMY